The DNA window CGCGCGCTGGGCGAAGGAGGCCGCGAAGTTCGTGGCGGGCAGCCGCCCCCTGACGCTGTGGCAGGAGCCAGGCAGCGGACTGATCAGCGCGCCCGGCGAGGCCGAGGGGGACTTCCGGGCGCGGGCCAGTCTGGCCGGGCGGGAAGCCAGGGACGCGGCCGTGCAGAAACTCCGCGCGAAGTACGCCCCGAAAGTCGCGGCCCTTCAGGACCGCCTGGCGCGCGCGCAACTGAAGGTGCAGCAGCAGCAGGCGCAGGCGCAGCAGGCCCAGCTTCAGACCGCCATGAGCGTCGGCGTGGGCGTGCTGGGCGCGCTGTTCGGCGGTGGGCGCAGGGCGACCGCGCTGCGCAGCGGCGTGTCCGGCGTGGGCCGCTCCATGCGCGAGGGGCAGGACGTGCAGGCCGCGCAGGCGGAACTGGCGCAGGTCGCGGCGCAACTACAGGAGTTGCAGACCCAGGTGCAGGCCGAGGTGGACGCCCTGACCCTGACCGCCAGCAGCGACCTTGTGCGGCTGGACGTGAAGGCCAGGAGTACCGACGTGACCGTTCCGCTGGTCGCGCTGGCGTGGCTGCCGTACACCCGCGCGGCCAGCGGCCTGCTGACCCCCGCCTGGGACACGCCCACCTGAACGGTCGGGGCGCGGCCTCCCGGCAGAGGGGGGAGGCCGCGCCCGCCGACCGCCGGGGAGACATAAAAAATCCGCCTTCCCAGGCGGCTGTTTCGGCTTGCTACTACGTTGTTGAGGGGGCGCCGAGGGATTTCCTCGATTGATATGTTCAGAATAGCGCGGTATGCAGGAATCGTCAAGTCTATGTGGGGCCTCCGGAAAATGCCATGTGGCACGTGATTTCTGTCTGGCGGGTTGATCCGGTATGCAGCGGTCACGGGCCGGGGCGGGCTGCCTGCGATGATCCGACTGGAACTCCTGATCGGATCACCAGGGGAGAAAACAAAAAATCCGCCCTCTGCGGACGGTGATGGGAAAAGTATACCCCGGTATTCACGGGTGGTCAAGCCAAGCCCGGCGGTCCAGACCCGAAGGCCGGGAAGGGCGTCCAGCAGCGGGTTTTCCTCTGTGCCGGAAAGAGCTGGATGTGGGAGACGGTCTGCATAGGCCCGTGCCCGTGATCGGGGTAAATGAACGACGCCCTCCGCAGAGGGAGGGCGTTCGTTCGGTGCGGCGCGTCTTAGACGGCCAGCACCTGGCGGCCGTCGTAGTAACCGCAGCTGGGGCAGATGTGGTGGCTGAGCTTCTTCGCGTGGCACTGGGGGCACTCGGTCAGGTTGGGCGCGACGAGGGCGTGGTGGCTGCGGCGCATGTCGCGCTTGCTCTTGCTGGTCTTCTTCTTGGGGACGGGGTGCTTGGCCATGATTTTTCTCCTGGGCCGCACGGCGTTTCTCGCCGGGGCGCGATTCTCGGCCCAAAGCGCACGGGCGAGACAACAGCGGGGAGTATAGCACAGCGCCCCGCCACGCTGCCAATCCACCCGGCCGGTCACGGCAGGGACGTGCCCTGCACGGCGCGCAGCCCCCCTGCACGTTACGGGCGGCCCAGGTACAGGCAGCGCAGACAACAGGCCGCGCAGACACGCCGCGCAGCCCCGCCGGGCGCACTCCGGTACAGTTGACAGGTGCACGAACTGCAGTGGACGCCCATCACGCTGGCAACCGGCCTGCACATCCTGGACCTGATCGGGGTGGTGGCCTTCGCCATGTCGGGCGCGCTGCTGGGCGTCCGTAAACGCTTCGACCTGTTCGGGGTGCTGGTGCTGGGCTGCGTGACCGCCGTGGGTGGCGGCGCGATCCGCGACACGCTGACCGGGCAGACCCCGCCGCTGTTCCTGCGGGACGAGACGTACCTGTGGGCGGCGCTGGCGGGCGCGGCCGTCGCGTTCGGGTTCGGGGAGCGGCTGGCACGGTTCGAGCGGGCCCTGAGCCTGTTCGACACGGTGGGCCTGGGCCTGTTCGCGGCGTCCGGCGCGCTGGGCGCCATTCAGTTCGGACTGGGGCCGCTGGGCGTGGTGTTCGCCGGGATGCTGTCCGGGGTGGGCGGCGGCATCATCCGCGACCTGATCGCCAACGAGGTGCCGGAAGTCATGTACCGCCGCGACCAGCTGTACGCCACGGCCGCCGCCGCCGGAGCGTTCGTGGTCTGGGCACTTCAGGGGCACGTCACGCCGTTTCAGTCGCAGGTGGCGGGCGCGCTGGTGGTGTACGCGCTGCGCTGGCTGTCCCGGCGCGGCTGGGTGAAACTCCCGGTGCGCCGCCTGCCGGAACGCTGACCGGCCGGGTGGGGTAAGCGTTCGCACCGTTCCGCGCCCGCCAGGACTGGTAGAACGGCAGGCATGATCCATGACGCCCGTGTGCAGCCCCTGCGGCCCGGCACGCCCCGCCGCCAGGGGTTCGTGCTGCTGTGGGTGCAGGCCAGCGTCCGCACCCGAGACAACCACGCCCTGGAATACGCCGTGCGCGAGGCGAACCGCCTGAACCTGCCCCTGGTGGCCACGTTCGGCCTGACGCCCGGTTACCCCGAGGCGAACGCCCGCCACTACGCCTACCTGCTGGAGGGCCTGCGCGACCTGCGGATCAACCTCGCCGCGCGGGACGTGCCGCTGCGCGTGACCCTGGGCAGCCCGCCCGAGGTGGCCCTTAACGCGGCGGGAGAGGGCGCGGCGCTCGTCGTGACGGACGTCGGGTACACCCGCCTGCAACGCGAGTGGCGCGAGTGGCTGGCCGCCCGGCTCGACGTGCCGCTGGTGCAGGTGGAATCCGAGGCGGTCATTCCCGTGGGCGTGGTCAGCGGCAAGCAGGAGTACGCGGCGCGCACCATCCGCCCGAAGATCCACCGGCTGTGGCACGACTACCTCGTCCCACTGGAAGTCCACGACCTGAAACGCCGGGCGCGCGACTGGGACGGCGGCGAGGACATCAGCGACCCCGCCCGCCTCCTGAAGACCCTCCCCATCGACCACAGCGTCCCCCCCGGCGACGAGGAAGGCGGAGAGAACGCCGCACACGACCTGCTCGAAGACTTCATCACCCGCAAACTCGACGGGTACGCCACCCGGCGCAACGACCCCACCGTGGACGGCAGCAGCCGCCTGAGCGCGCACCTCCACTACGGGCACCTCTCCCCGCTGACCGCCGCCCTCGCCGCGCGCGAACACCCCGGCCCCGACACCGACGCCTTCCTTGAAGAACTGATCGTGCGGCGCGAACTGAGCTTCAACTACACCACCTACAACCCCCACTACGACCGCTACGCGGGCCTCCCCGCCTGGGCCCGCGCCACCCTGGAAGAACACGCCGGGGACCGCCGCGAACACACCTACACCCGCGCCGAACTGGACGCCGCGCAGACGCACGACCCGTACTGGAACGCCGCGCAACGCCAGATGACCCGCACCGGCCGCATGCACAACTACATGCGCATGTACTGGGGCAAGAAAATCATCGAATGGACCCCCACCCCCCAGCAGGCCTACGACACCCTGCTGTGGCTGAACAACCGCCACGAACAGGACGGCCGCGACCCGAACTCCTGGGTGGGCGTCGGCTGGATCTTCGGCCTGCACGACCGCCCCTGGACGCGCCGCCCCATCTTCGGCACGGTGCGCTACATGAACGCCAGCGGCCTGAAACGCAAATTCGACATCGAAAAATACGCCCGGCAGTGGGCGGAAGAGGGGAGCCCCGAGCCCCGCAGCCGCTAGAGTCCGCTCATGACCGACGTGGCCTCCCTCTCCCTTCCCGCCCGGCACGTGACGAGTGGCGGCACGCGCGTGTACACGCTGCCCGTGCGGGCCTTCCCGAACTTCCGCGCGAACACTTACCTGCTGGTGCGCGGCGACCCGCACGCCCCGGCCTACGCGGCGCTGGTGGATACCGGCGGGAGTGGCCCGGACAACCTGGGTGACATTCAAGCTGGACTTGCGGCGGTGCGGGCCGGGTACGGCGAGGCGGTGAGCCTGGAGACCCTGACCCGGATCGTGATCACGCATCCGCACCCGGATCACCTGGGCGGCCTGAGCGCCCTGCGGGAGCACACGGACGCGCCCGTGGCGGCGTTCCACAGCGCCGTGCCGTTCATCGAGGAGCCCGGCGCGATCCGCGCCGCCTGGCTGATGCAACCCGATGCGCAGGCCGCGTGGCTGGGCCTGCCGCCCGGGGGTGAACTGGACGGCCGGATCCGCCGCCGGGGCTCGAACCTCAGCGTGCCCCGCGCCATCCCGGTCGCCACACCCCTGCACGACGGGGACAGGCTGGACGACCTCCTGCACGTCATCCACACGCCGGGCCACGAGGGCCACCAGATCTGCCTGCGCGTGGACGAGGTGCTGCTGAGTGCCGATCACCTGCTGCCGCTGAACTCGCCACCGCTGATGCCTGCCCGCTTCCTGCGTGGCAGTGGCGTGGCCGCGTACCTGGACTCACTGGACCGCGTGGAGGCGCTGGACGGCGTGACCCTCGCCCTGGGCGGGCACGACGGCCCCATGCCCGACCTCCACGCCCGCATTCAGGCGCTGCGGGCGCGCACGCACGAGAAACTGGACGGACTGCTGGCCGCCTGCACGCAGCCCATGACCGTCCACGACCTGCTGCTCGCGCTGCACCCGCGTCTGCGGTCCATTCAGGCGGTGCTGCTGCTCGACCAGACCGCCGCGCTGACCGAGTACCTGACCGGAACGGGCGCCCTGAGCGAGACTGCGCGCGAGGACGGCGCGGGCCTGTTCACCCGCGCCTGAACCTGCGCGCCGTGCGGTACTCTGGAGCGTTATGACCCCGGAGCGTTACGCGAAAATCATGCGGGTGCTGAGCAAACGCCAGCCGACCCTGACCGTCCTGATGGACCAGGTGAACAAACCCCACAACCTGTCCGCCATCATCCGCACCTGCGACGCCGTGGGTGTCCTCGAGGCGCACGCCGTCGCCCCGAAGGGCGGGAAACTCGCGGAATTCGAGGGCCACACCTTCGAGGCCACGAGCGGCAGCGCCCACAAGTGGGTGACCGTCAACCGCCACGAGGACGCCGCGCAGGCCGTCCGTGACCTCCAGGCGCAGGGCGTGCAGGTCCTCGCCACGCACCTCTCGCAGCGCAGCGTGGACTACCGCGACGCCGACTACACCCGCCCCACCTGCGTGCTGCTGGGCGCCGAGAAGTGGGGCGTGGGCGACGAGGCCGCCGACGCCGCCGACGGGAACATCATCATCCCCATGTTCGGCATGGTGCAGAGCCTGAACGTCTCGGTCGCCGCCGCCACCATCCTGTTCGAAGCGCAGCGCCAGCGCCTCGCCGCCGGAATGTACGACACGCCGCAACTGACCCCGCAGGCCCTCGCGGACCGCGCGTTCGAGTGGGCGTACCCGGACCTCGCGCCCGCCTACCGCGACCGTGGCGAGGCGTACCCCATGCTGGACGAGCACGGACAGATCATCGCCTGACCGGTCACCCGGAGCCCCGGCGCGGGTTGGTGAGGGGCTGGTCATATGGGCTGACCGGCCCCCTTCGTGTCCGGCGTACACTGAACCCCATGAGCGACCTTCTGGATACCATCCGCGACCTCGCCAAACCCACCGACAGCAAGATCCTGATGGTCGTCCTCGACGGCATCGGCGGCCTCCCCCTCGAAACGAACGGCGACACCGAACTCGCCACGGCAAAGACCCCCAACCTCGACGCGCTCGCCGCGCAGAGCCAGCTGGGCGCCGTCGAACTCGTCGGCGCGGGCATCACCCCCGGCAGCGGCCCCGGCCACCTCAGCCTCTTCGGGTACGACCCCCTGAAGTACGTCGTCGGACGCGGCGCCCTCTCGGCCGTCGGGATCGGCGTGAAACTCGGCGCCGGTGACGTCGCCGTGCGCGGCAACTTCGCCACCCTCGGCGCGGACCGCAGCGTCCTCGACCGCCGCGCCGGCCGCCCCAGCGACGAGAAGAACGCCGAGATCGTCACCAAGCTCAAGGCCGCCATCCCCGACATCGACGGCACCCCCGTCGAGATCTACACCGAGTCGGAGCACCGCTTCGTGGTCGTCTTCCGCGCCAATGGCGGCGCCCCCCTCGGCGCGAACCTCAGCGACGTCGACCCCCAGGCGACCGGCGTGCCCCCCATGACCGCCCAGGCCCACGACGACGCCAGCAAAAAAACCGCCGACCTCGTCAACGCCTTCGTGCAACGCGCCGAAACCGCCCTGAAGGACGAACCGCAGGTCAACGGCGTCCTCTTCCGCGGGTACAGCGACGTCCCCCACTTCCCCAGCTTCGACGCCGCCTACCAGCTCAAAGCCGCCTGCATCGCCAGCTACCCCATGTACAAGGGCCTCGCCAGCCTCGTCGGCATGGACGTCCTCACCGTGCAGGGCGAAGAAGACGCCCTCGACGGCAAAGTCCAGGCACTGCGCGACAACTGGGACAAGTACGACTTCTTCTACTTCCACGTCAAGAAAACCGACAGCACCGGCGAGGACGGCGACTTTGGGGCAAAAGTCAAGAAGATCGAACTCTTCGACCAGCTGCTCCCCCAACTCCTGGCGCTGAACCCCGACGTCATCGCCA is part of the Deinococcus seoulensis genome and encodes:
- the rpmF gene encoding 50S ribosomal protein L32, with the translated sequence MAKHPVPKKKTSKSKRDMRRSHHALVAPNLTECPQCHAKKLSHHICPSCGYYDGRQVLAV
- a CDS encoding trimeric intracellular cation channel family protein; translation: MHELQWTPITLATGLHILDLIGVVAFAMSGALLGVRKRFDLFGVLVLGCVTAVGGGAIRDTLTGQTPPLFLRDETYLWAALAGAAVAFGFGERLARFERALSLFDTVGLGLFAASGALGAIQFGLGPLGVVFAGMLSGVGGGIIRDLIANEVPEVMYRRDQLYATAAAAGAFVVWALQGHVTPFQSQVAGALVVYALRWLSRRGWVKLPVRRLPER
- a CDS encoding deoxyribodipyrimidine photo-lyase, yielding MIHDARVQPLRPGTPRRQGFVLLWVQASVRTRDNHALEYAVREANRLNLPLVATFGLTPGYPEANARHYAYLLEGLRDLRINLAARDVPLRVTLGSPPEVALNAAGEGAALVVTDVGYTRLQREWREWLAARLDVPLVQVESEAVIPVGVVSGKQEYAARTIRPKIHRLWHDYLVPLEVHDLKRRARDWDGGEDISDPARLLKTLPIDHSVPPGDEEGGENAAHDLLEDFITRKLDGYATRRNDPTVDGSSRLSAHLHYGHLSPLTAALAAREHPGPDTDAFLEELIVRRELSFNYTTYNPHYDRYAGLPAWARATLEEHAGDRREHTYTRAELDAAQTHDPYWNAAQRQMTRTGRMHNYMRMYWGKKIIEWTPTPQQAYDTLLWLNNRHEQDGRDPNSWVGVGWIFGLHDRPWTRRPIFGTVRYMNASGLKRKFDIEKYARQWAEEGSPEPRSR
- a CDS encoding MBL fold metallo-hydrolase, translated to MTDVASLSLPARHVTSGGTRVYTLPVRAFPNFRANTYLLVRGDPHAPAYAALVDTGGSGPDNLGDIQAGLAAVRAGYGEAVSLETLTRIVITHPHPDHLGGLSALREHTDAPVAAFHSAVPFIEEPGAIRAAWLMQPDAQAAWLGLPPGGELDGRIRRRGSNLSVPRAIPVATPLHDGDRLDDLLHVIHTPGHEGHQICLRVDEVLLSADHLLPLNSPPLMPARFLRGSGVAAYLDSLDRVEALDGVTLALGGHDGPMPDLHARIQALRARTHEKLDGLLAACTQPMTVHDLLLALHPRLRSIQAVLLLDQTAALTEYLTGTGALSETAREDGAGLFTRA
- the trmH gene encoding tRNA (guanosine(18)-2'-O)-methyltransferase TrmH, with translation MTPERYAKIMRVLSKRQPTLTVLMDQVNKPHNLSAIIRTCDAVGVLEAHAVAPKGGKLAEFEGHTFEATSGSAHKWVTVNRHEDAAQAVRDLQAQGVQVLATHLSQRSVDYRDADYTRPTCVLLGAEKWGVGDEAADAADGNIIIPMFGMVQSLNVSVAAATILFEAQRQRLAAGMYDTPQLTPQALADRAFEWAYPDLAPAYRDRGEAYPMLDEHGQIIA
- a CDS encoding 2,3-bisphosphoglycerate-independent phosphoglycerate mutase — translated: MSDLLDTIRDLAKPTDSKILMVVLDGIGGLPLETNGDTELATAKTPNLDALAAQSQLGAVELVGAGITPGSGPGHLSLFGYDPLKYVVGRGALSAVGIGVKLGAGDVAVRGNFATLGADRSVLDRRAGRPSDEKNAEIVTKLKAAIPDIDGTPVEIYTESEHRFVVVFRANGGAPLGANLSDVDPQATGVPPMTAQAHDDASKKTADLVNAFVQRAETALKDEPQVNGVLFRGYSDVPHFPSFDAAYQLKAACIASYPMYKGLASLVGMDVLTVQGEEDALDGKVQALRDNWDKYDFFYFHVKKTDSTGEDGDFGAKVKKIELFDQLLPQLLALNPDVIAIVGDHSTPSKLATHSWHPVPLLIRSNYGRRDLAQRYTEDEALKGSLGLRRGTDLMPLLMANALKLNKYGA